CTATTAGAACCGGTCAGTATAAATCAATAAATGTAATTGAAGTTTACGAGAATCAATACAAGAAATGGAATGCTTTAACCGAAGAATTGGATGCAGATTTCGATATTGATGGGGCTGGAGAGGTAATTGGTTATGTGGCTTATTTTAAGTTAATAACTGGATTTGAGAAAACAATCTATTGGAGTAAAGATAAAGTGAAAAAACACGCTTCAAAATATTCTCAAACCTACGGCAAAAAAACTTCTCAAGGTAAGTTGATGCATTCTCCATGGAATGATGCAGACCAGTTTGACGAAATGGCAAAGAAAACATTAGTTAAGCAACTTATCTCAAAGTGGGGTATCATGAGTATTGAGCTAAATAAGGCCGTTGAATCCGATCAGGCTGTTATTGAGGATGATGGAAACTACAAATATGTAGATAATGAAACGGTTGATATTCAGGTAAACGAAGAAGTTTCAAGAGCTTTAGAATTTATGAATAATATAAATACAGCTGAAGATTTAAAAAGCTTTAAAGAAAGTATTTCACAAGATTTATTTGTTCAAATTGAGTCAGATATCACTGAAAAAGAAAATCAATTATTGTTTAACCAAGCAACTGCTGAATAATGAATTTCAATAACTACTTATTCAGGTGCTCAAGTTTGGGTAGGATAATGGTGGGGATTAACCCACCACTTACCTCAAACCAAGAAGCTGAACTACAACGGCTTTCTGAAAAGCACCAATCAGGTAAATTGACTGAAAAGCAGATAATCACATTGGGCGATTTACTAAACAAAAAATCAAACCCAAGGGATTTGACTATCGGAGTTAAGAATTATCTGCAAGAACTTCACGTAGAAACTTTGTTTGCACGATCTAAACACATCACAAACAAAAACTGCGAAAAAGGTATTAATGTAGAAGAGCAGTCTTTAACGCTTTATACATTAAGCCAAAACAAATTTCTTCAAAAAAACAAAGAACGTTTTAATAATGATTTTATAACCGGAGAACCAGACAACAAGCAAGGGATTATCCGGGATATAAAATCAAGTTGGGATTTTTCAACTTTTCCTTTTCATGACATTGACCTAAAAAACAAAACTTACTATTGGCAAATGCAAGGTTACATGTGGCTTACTGGGCTAAAGAAAGCGGAAATAGCTTACTGCTTAGTTGATACGCCATTCAAGAATATTGATGATGAATTAAGACGTTTGGATTGGAAGTTTGAATTGTTTGATGGTGACGGAAATATCAATGAAGATCGTATTGAATTGGTTGTTGAAACGGTATCTAACTTAATCTACACTAAAAAAGGTTTAGATGAATACTGCAACCAATCACCAAACATCCGTATTGAATGGTTTACAGATTTTAAAGAGGTTGATTCTAAGTATAGAATTAAAATATTTGAGATTGACTACAACGAAGCTGATGTTGAGCTTATGAAAGTTCAAATTACAAAATGCAGAGAGTACATGAATGAACTGCAAAAATCTATTAATTAACATTTTTACAACCAAAAAACATGAAAAATATCGATTTTACTAAGCTAAAGCATAACGAGAATACTATTGAAAATCAAAAGCATTTTGATGCGAATCAACCCAAGTTTTCAAACCAATGCAAGATCGTCTACGATGCCCTTTTACGAGGAGAAAGATTAACTACTGCATATGCATTAATTCATTACGGAATAGGGGATTTAAGACGTAGAGTTAAAGATTTGAAAGACAACTTTAATATTCCTGTTGAAAGTAGAGAAATTAAAGGCCGGTTTAAAGAATATTACTTACCAATCAACACTAATTAATTATGAATCAAATACAGATCATACAAGTAACTCCTGAGCAGCTTAAACAAGTTGTTCAGGATGCTGTAAAAATCGAACTGGAGCAGTATTTAAAAAATCCGGAACCACAAAAAGAAGATGAATTGCTGACACGAGAAGAAACGGCAGAACTTTTAAAAGTGAGTTTGGCAACACTTGATCGTTGGTCCAAGAATGGTAAGATGCAGCCTTTAAAAATTCAGCATAAAGTGTACTTCAAGAAGTCTGATATAGAAAAGGCGTTGAAGCCTGTTTTAAGGTAGTTTGGAGGTTAGATATGAGCAAGGATAATACATTTTATTTTAGCCATGATTATAACGCAAGAAGCGATATAAAAATACGAAATTTAATACTTAAACATGGCGCATTGGGCTATGGTGTTTACTGGATGCTCATTGAGGATTTGTATAATAATACGAACGTATTACCATTGAATTACGACCTTATTGCGTTCGATTTACGAGTTGATAAAAACGTAATACAATCAATTATTAATGATTTTGATTTATTCATTATCGACGGCGATTATTTTGGCTCTTTAAGCGTGCAAAGAAGACTTGATGAACGTAATGAAAAATCTAGGAAGGCAAGAGAATCAATAGCTAAGCGTTGGGAAAAAACAAAAACAGATACGAACGTATTACGACCTCAAAACAATCGTAATACTATAAAGGAAAGTAAAGTAAAGGAAAGTAAAGTAAAGGAAATAAAAGAATCTACTACTGACGTAGTAGATAATACCGACGACGAC
This genomic window from Flavobacterium agricola contains:
- a CDS encoding recombinase RecT, encoding MTNQVTTQQQNKPITVKGLFNAESTKKRFEELLGKKAQGFISSVIQITNNNKLLANANPTTILNSAVMAAALDLPINQNLGFAWIIPFKGEAQFQMGWKGYIQLAIRTGQYKSINVIEVYENQYKKWNALTEELDADFDIDGAGEVIGYVAYFKLITGFEKTIYWSKDKVKKHASKYSQTYGKKTSQGKLMHSPWNDADQFDEMAKKTLVKQLISKWGIMSIELNKAVESDQAVIEDDGNYKYVDNETVDIQVNEEVSRALEFMNNINTAEDLKSFKESISQDLFVQIESDITEKENQLLFNQATAE
- a CDS encoding helix-turn-helix domain-containing protein — protein: MKNIDFTKLKHNENTIENQKHFDANQPKFSNQCKIVYDALLRGERLTTAYALIHYGIGDLRRRVKDLKDNFNIPVESREIKGRFKEYYLPINTN
- a CDS encoding helix-turn-helix domain-containing protein produces the protein MNQIQIIQVTPEQLKQVVQDAVKIELEQYLKNPEPQKEDELLTREETAELLKVSLATLDRWSKNGKMQPLKIQHKVYFKKSDIEKALKPVLR
- a CDS encoding DUF4373 domain-containing protein; this translates as MSKDNTFYFSHDYNARSDIKIRNLILKHGALGYGVYWMLIEDLYNNTNVLPLNYDLIAFDLRVDKNVIQSIINDFDLFIIDGDYFGSLSVQRRLDERNEKSRKARESIAKRWEKTKTDTNVLRPQNNRNTIKESKVKESKVKEIKESTTDVVDNTDDDFSKISNSKSSIKKTEPEKRKKSCAKKKK